One Bacteroidia bacterium DNA window includes the following coding sequences:
- the dinB gene encoding DNA polymerase IV produces the protein MPIDRTIVHFDLDTFFVSVERLKDSSLIGKPVIVGGSGDRGVVASCSYECRKFGVHAAMPGRLAKQLCPDAIFIRGDMDQYSKYSNLVTEIIEAKAPVVEKASIDEHYLDISGMDKFFGSALWTKELRETIIKETGLPISYGLSINKTVAKVATGTAKPNGAKVVDYGLEKGFLSPLPIQKIPGIGEKTSNTLRNMGVQRIGTVQEMPIELLQRTFGENGTGIWRKCNAIDFTPVEPYREQKSMSTEETFHQDTTDMTILRNTLIMMVDKLCFELRSQRRVTGCITLKIRYTDFETHTFQSRIAYTASDHILIEKALELFQKNYSRRILIRLIGIKFSHLVSGFNQISLFDDTAHTIGLYQAMDKMRRRFGIQAVMRCIGIS, from the coding sequence ATGCCCATCGATCGCACCATAGTCCATTTTGACCTCGATACCTTCTTTGTTTCGGTGGAGCGGCTAAAGGATAGTTCCCTGATCGGAAAGCCTGTGATTGTGGGCGGGAGTGGCGATCGGGGTGTGGTAGCATCTTGTAGTTACGAGTGTCGGAAATTTGGGGTTCATGCGGCTATGCCCGGACGATTGGCCAAGCAACTTTGTCCGGATGCCATTTTTATTCGTGGCGATATGGACCAATATTCCAAGTATTCCAATTTGGTTACCGAAATCATCGAGGCCAAGGCCCCCGTGGTAGAAAAGGCCAGCATTGACGAGCACTACCTGGACATTTCAGGTATGGATAAATTTTTCGGTTCGGCGTTATGGACCAAGGAGCTGCGGGAGACGATTATCAAAGAAACAGGGTTGCCGATTTCGTACGGACTTTCCATCAACAAAACGGTAGCCAAGGTTGCCACCGGAACGGCCAAACCCAATGGTGCCAAGGTGGTAGATTACGGATTGGAGAAGGGATTTTTGAGTCCCTTACCCATCCAGAAAATTCCGGGCATAGGCGAAAAAACCAGCAATACCTTGCGCAACATGGGGGTGCAGCGCATAGGTACCGTGCAGGAAATGCCCATCGAACTTTTACAGAGGACATTTGGTGAAAACGGAACGGGTATTTGGCGCAAGTGCAATGCCATTGATTTTACGCCGGTTGAACCCTACCGCGAGCAAAAAAGTATGAGTACGGAAGAAACTTTTCATCAGGACACAACCGACATGACCATTTTGCGCAACACCTTAATTATGATGGTAGACAAGCTTTGTTTCGAGTTGCGCTCCCAGCGGCGGGTTACGGGCTGTATCACCCTTAAAATACGTTATACCGATTTTGAAACCCATACCTTTCAAAGCCGAATAGCCTATACCGCCTCCGACCATATTTTGATTGAAAAAGCCTTGGAACTGTTCCAGAAAAATTATTCCCGACGGATTTTGATACGGCTCATCGGCATCAAATTCAGTCACCTGGTTTCGGGATTCAACCAAATTAGTTTGTTTGACGATACCGCCCACACCATTGGTTTATACCAGGCCATGGATAAGATGCGACGACGGTTTGGAATTCAGGCCGTGATGCGATGTATAGGTATTAGCTAA